A DNA window from Thermomicrobiales bacterium contains the following coding sequences:
- the selB gene encoding selenocysteine-specific translation elongation factor translates to MPPASSRAQDATAETQSPRTIVAGTAGHVDHGKSTLVKALTGTDPDRLNEERERAMTIDLGFAWLPLPSGTSVSIVDVPGHERFIKNMLAGVGGIDLAMLVIAADEGPMPQTTEHLAILDLLDVQHGIVVLTKRDLVDDDWLELIREETHERLIGTSLAEAPIVAVDSLSRSGLDDLVAEIERLSAEVPGQVTGTRPRLPIDRSFTVAGFGTVVTGTLTGSVLDIGQEVEIVPSGRRSRIRGLQSHGKKADRALPGSRTAVNLTGIERDDIHRGDVLTTPGWLQPTTMLDARLRVVADAPEPLEQNEPIDIFIGAAESPAHLTLLDTERLAPGAEGWVQVRLDQPVAAVAGDHFIIRRASPSQTLGGGRIIDPHPRRHRRFRSEVLHDLETRATGTPEERFVQALADGPLELRAIVEGLGVDLDSARAIVAVIRDLVIPLGDGDDSTLPPNRFLAQTAFVDAQRENVVKLLTDYHRRVPLRRGMPREDIKSRLGAKGRAADALLATLTADGSIDDLGSLLAMPEHQIALSPDQQRQVDAYRAALAAEPISPPGPDAFDISADLLAAMAELGYVVRVADGVVYRIDDLAAIEARVREVLDANGSITLAEFRDVFGTSRKYAQAVLEYFDRQRVTRRVGDARVRGSG, encoded by the coding sequence ATGCCACCAGCATCATCGCGCGCACAGGATGCAACGGCTGAGACGCAGTCGCCCAGGACGATCGTTGCCGGCACCGCCGGGCACGTCGATCATGGCAAATCAACGCTGGTGAAGGCGCTCACTGGAACCGATCCTGATCGCCTGAACGAGGAGCGCGAACGGGCGATGACGATTGACCTCGGCTTCGCCTGGCTGCCGCTGCCGAGTGGTACATCCGTCAGCATCGTTGACGTGCCCGGTCACGAGCGGTTCATCAAAAATATGTTGGCGGGCGTTGGCGGCATCGACCTGGCCATGCTGGTGATTGCCGCCGACGAAGGCCCGATGCCGCAGACGACCGAGCACCTGGCGATCCTCGATCTGCTCGATGTCCAGCACGGCATCGTCGTGCTGACCAAGCGTGACCTCGTCGATGATGACTGGCTGGAGCTGATCCGCGAAGAAACGCACGAACGACTGATCGGCACGAGCCTGGCCGAAGCCCCGATTGTTGCCGTCGATTCGCTGTCGCGTAGTGGTCTGGATGATCTAGTGGCCGAGATCGAGCGCCTGTCGGCCGAGGTTCCCGGACAGGTGACTGGCACCAGGCCGCGCTTGCCGATTGATCGGTCGTTTACGGTAGCCGGTTTTGGAACGGTCGTTACCGGCACGCTCACCGGCAGCGTTCTCGACATCGGCCAGGAAGTCGAGATCGTCCCGAGCGGTCGGCGCAGTCGCATTCGTGGCCTGCAGAGCCACGGGAAGAAGGCCGATCGCGCGCTGCCAGGCTCACGAACAGCCGTGAATCTGACGGGCATTGAGCGCGACGATATCCACCGAGGCGATGTGCTGACGACGCCGGGCTGGCTCCAGCCGACGACGATGCTCGATGCGCGCCTCCGCGTTGTCGCCGATGCGCCGGAGCCGCTCGAGCAGAATGAGCCGATCGACATTTTCATTGGCGCTGCTGAGTCTCCCGCACACCTGACGCTGCTTGACACTGAGCGGCTTGCGCCCGGCGCAGAGGGCTGGGTGCAGGTTCGGCTGGATCAGCCGGTCGCTGCTGTTGCCGGCGATCACTTCATTATTCGGCGCGCCTCGCCGAGTCAGACGCTCGGCGGCGGACGGATCATCGATCCGCATCCACGCCGACATCGACGTTTCCGTAGCGAGGTTCTGCATGACCTGGAGACACGCGCGACCGGCACGCCGGAAGAGCGGTTTGTGCAGGCGCTGGCAGACGGCCCACTTGAGCTTCGGGCGATAGTAGAGGGCTTGGGGGTGGATCTTGATTCGGCGCGCGCGATTGTAGCTGTGATTCGTGATCTGGTCATCCCACTGGGCGACGGCGACGACAGCACGTTGCCGCCCAACCGTTTTCTCGCTCAGACGGCGTTCGTCGATGCGCAGCGCGAGAATGTCGTGAAGCTGCTGACGGACTACCACCGCCGTGTGCCGCTGCGCCGTGGGATGCCGCGAGAGGACATCAAGAGCCGACTCGGTGCAAAAGGTCGTGCGGCTGATGCGCTGCTCGCCACGCTCACAGCTGACGGCAGCATCGACGATCTGGGCAGTCTGCTCGCCATGCCGGAGCACCAGATCGCTTTGTCGCCCGACCAGCAGCGGCAGGTTGACGCCTATCGAGCCGCGCTTGCTGCAGAACCGATCTCGCCACCTGGGCCGGACGCGTTTGACATTTCTGCTGATTTGCTGGCAGCGATGGCTGAGCTGGGCTACGTGGTGCGTGTCGCGGACGGCGTCGTCTACAGAATCGATGATCTGGCGGCGATCGAAGCCCGCGTGCGCGAAGTCCTCGACGCGAACGGCAGCATCACTCTGGCCGAATTCCGCGACGTCTTCGGCACCAGCCGCAAGTACGCGCAGGCTGTCCTGGAGTACTTTGATCGCCAGCGTGTGACGCGGCGCGTTGGCGATGCGCGCGTTCGAGGGAGTGGCTGA
- a CDS encoding PIG-L family deacetylase, which translates to MQRLYVAPHADDVALSCGGAIAADARTTAPTIVTVFAGHPTSSLGEFAKMQHERWGTTAGDVVDLRREEDCCAARALGAQVTPVWLDELDAIYRDERYDSDDALFGKILDADMATISRVADLLAGFDADELVVPLAVGQHVDHQIVLRAARRVAARGIPVWAYADIPYALDRRALSSRIGSGVTREVRLRPLDDDAFERKCQAIACYASQLPVIFRDRDDYRQELDRFDRWIGGGQRAEVQWRIVPSRLTH; encoded by the coding sequence ATGCAGCGCCTGTATGTCGCACCGCATGCCGATGATGTCGCACTGTCATGTGGCGGCGCAATCGCGGCCGACGCGCGAACGACAGCACCAACGATCGTCACGGTGTTCGCCGGGCATCCGACCAGCAGCCTCGGCGAGTTCGCGAAGATGCAGCACGAACGCTGGGGGACAACCGCAGGCGACGTTGTCGATTTGCGCCGCGAAGAGGACTGCTGCGCAGCACGGGCGCTCGGGGCGCAGGTCACGCCGGTCTGGCTCGACGAGCTCGATGCCATCTATCGCGACGAGCGCTACGACTCCGACGACGCGCTCTTCGGCAAGATCCTCGATGCGGACATGGCCACAATCTCGCGCGTCGCTGACCTGCTAGCCGGGTTCGATGCGGACGAACTGGTCGTACCGTTGGCAGTCGGGCAGCACGTCGATCACCAGATCGTGCTCCGCGCAGCTCGGCGTGTGGCCGCTCGCGGCATTCCAGTCTGGGCCTACGCTGACATACCGTACGCGCTTGACCGTCGCGCACTCAGTTCGCGGATCGGCTCGGGCGTCACGCGCGAAGTGCGCCTTCGTCCGCTCGATGACGATGCGTTCGAGCGCAAGTGCCAGGCGATCGCCTGCTATGCATCACAACTTCCAGTGATCTTCCGCGACCGGGATGATTACCGCCAGGAGCTCGACCGCTTCGACCGCTGGATCGGGGGTGGCCAGCGCGCCGAAGTCCAGTGGCGCATCGTGCCATCGCGCCTGACGCATTAG
- the pyrF gene encoding orotidine-5'-phosphate decarboxylase, with protein MAVETLTFAQRLRAAQDQNQSLLCVGLDPDINRFPESVARTPQAVADFNRAIIEATADLACCYKPNMGFYLQYGIPGVEALARLRDDIPAHIPVLLDAKLGDISVTSTGYARAVFETWRYDAVTVNPFLGRDSLEPFMAYPDKAIFVLAKTSNPGSGMLQDRVLQDDIGTETVTLAVVREARTWNTDGNIGLVAGATWTRQLAEIRQAAPELPILIPGIGAQEGDLDAAVINGLDAEGYGILVNASRAISYASSGSDFQQAARASATRLRDAMNEARAKAARS; from the coding sequence GTGGCCGTCGAGACCCTCACCTTTGCGCAGCGCTTACGAGCCGCCCAGGATCAGAATCAGTCGCTCCTGTGCGTCGGTCTGGACCCGGATATTAATCGGTTTCCAGAGAGTGTTGCCCGTACCCCCCAGGCGGTCGCCGATTTCAACCGCGCGATCATCGAGGCCACAGCCGATCTCGCTTGCTGCTACAAGCCGAACATGGGCTTCTATCTTCAGTACGGCATCCCCGGAGTCGAAGCACTTGCGCGTCTTCGTGACGACATCCCAGCGCACATCCCGGTGCTGCTCGATGCGAAGCTCGGCGACATCTCCGTCACCAGCACCGGCTATGCCCGGGCCGTCTTCGAGACCTGGCGCTACGATGCGGTGACGGTCAACCCATTCCTCGGGCGCGATTCGCTTGAGCCATTCATGGCCTACCCGGACAAGGCGATCTTCGTCCTGGCCAAGACCTCGAATCCGGGCAGCGGAATGCTGCAGGATCGTGTGCTGCAGGACGACATCGGCACCGAAACGGTGACGCTGGCAGTCGTGCGCGAGGCCCGCACCTGGAACACAGATGGCAACATCGGCCTCGTCGCCGGAGCAACCTGGACGCGCCAACTGGCGGAGATTCGCCAGGCCGCGCCGGAACTCCCGATCCTGATCCCTGGCATCGGTGCGCAGGAAGGCGACCTCGATGCAGCCGTGATCAACGGGCTTGATGCGGAAGGCTACGGCATCCTCGTCAATGCCAGTCGCGCGATTTCGTACGCGTCAAGCGGCAGCGACTTCCAGCAGGCAGCGCGAGCGTCAGCCACCCGCCTTCGCGATGCAATGAATGAGGCTCGCGCGAAAGCTGCCCGCTCGTAG
- a CDS encoding threonine/serine dehydratase, with the protein MGVITRMVTPAGAATPPTVSDILAARQVVNRYLPPTPIVQSPALNEYVGLDLTLKCENMQPVGAFKVRGGVYFMSQLAPEQRARGVVTASTGNHAQSIAWAAREFGIRAVIYMPEVNNPDKVAATRRLGAEVVESGADFDECRAEAEARAERDGMRYIHPANEPHLVAGVGTYALELIESAPHLDTVIVPVGGGSGVCGTAIVFKAMRPQTRIIAVQTQNMPAVYESFHQRQLVALEGGSTFAEGLATRVAFEAPFRIMQELVDDVVLVSEEEMRQAMVLLLDKAHLVAEGAGASSLAAARMMADDLRGQNVGLIVSGGNVTLDTLRHAMVDEQPW; encoded by the coding sequence GTGGGGGTAATCACACGTATGGTCACACCAGCAGGTGCTGCAACGCCACCGACGGTTTCGGACATTCTCGCTGCTCGCCAGGTCGTCAATCGTTACTTGCCGCCAACGCCGATCGTGCAGTCACCGGCGCTGAATGAGTACGTCGGCCTCGATCTGACGCTCAAATGCGAGAACATGCAGCCGGTTGGGGCCTTCAAGGTGCGCGGCGGCGTCTATTTCATGAGCCAGCTTGCGCCGGAGCAGCGCGCCCGTGGTGTCGTCACCGCATCGACCGGCAACCATGCGCAGTCGATCGCCTGGGCTGCACGAGAGTTTGGTATTCGCGCCGTTATTTACATGCCCGAGGTCAACAACCCGGACAAGGTTGCGGCAACCCGCCGACTTGGCGCTGAGGTCGTGGAGTCGGGTGCCGACTTCGACGAGTGCCGCGCCGAAGCCGAGGCGCGCGCCGAGCGGGACGGCATGCGCTACATCCATCCGGCCAACGAGCCGCACCTCGTTGCCGGCGTCGGCACCTACGCGCTCGAGCTCATCGAGTCTGCGCCGCACCTCGACACGGTGATCGTGCCGGTCGGTGGCGGATCGGGCGTCTGTGGCACCGCTATCGTCTTCAAGGCGATGCGCCCGCAGACACGCATCATCGCTGTCCAGACGCAGAACATGCCGGCCGTCTACGAGTCGTTCCATCAGCGCCAACTGGTTGCGCTGGAGGGCGGCAGCACATTTGCGGAGGGCCTGGCAACGCGGGTCGCCTTCGAAGCCCCGTTCCGCATCATGCAGGAGCTGGTCGACGACGTTGTCCTCGTCTCTGAGGAGGAGATGCGACAGGCGATGGTGCTGCTGCTCGACAAGGCGCACCTCGTTGCTGAGGGCGCTGGGGCGTCATCATTGGCGGCGGCGCGGATGATGGCGGACGACCTGCGCGGCCAGAACGTTGGCCTGATCGTCAGCGGCGGCAACGTGACACTTGATACGCTTCGCCACGCCATGGTTGACGAGCAGCCCTGGTAG